From one Nocardioides scoriae genomic stretch:
- a CDS encoding flagellar protein FlgN, with product MDKLSQILWRERELMESLLFKLEVEQLVVSSGRTRWLARSAEEVEMVLGLLRETEVLRAVVSDEAAESVGLPPDASLRDLAAAAQEPWSSILDDHRTVFQALGAEIAALAQTNRELLTAGLRSARETLLSFESAVTGYAADGAAVAAGASSSLVDRSL from the coding sequence GTGGACAAGCTGTCGCAGATCCTGTGGCGCGAGCGGGAGCTCATGGAGTCGTTGCTGTTCAAGCTCGAGGTCGAACAGCTCGTCGTCAGCTCCGGCCGCACCCGGTGGTTGGCACGCTCGGCCGAGGAGGTCGAGATGGTGCTCGGCCTGCTGCGCGAGACCGAGGTCCTGCGCGCCGTCGTCTCGGACGAGGCCGCCGAGAGCGTGGGCCTGCCCCCCGACGCGAGCCTGCGCGACCTCGCCGCCGCGGCCCAGGAGCCGTGGAGCTCCATCCTCGACGACCACCGGACCGTGTTCCAGGCCCTCGGGGCCGAGATCGCTGCCCTGGCGCAGACCAACCGCGAGCTGCTCACCGCCGGGCTGCGCTCGGCGCGCGAGACCCTGCTCAGCTTTGAGAGCGCCGTCACCGGGTACGCCGCCGACGGCGCGGCCGTCGCCGCGGGCGCCTCCAGCTCCCTCGTGGACCGGAGCCTCTGA